GCTGGTACTCGCGCCGCGACGAGTTCGAGGCCGACCGCTACGCGGCCGAGCAGAGCTCGCCCGACCGCCTGGTGTCCGCCCTGGTCAAGCTCTACGACGACAACGCCGCCACCCTGACTCCCGATCCCGTGCACTCCGCCTTCTACGACAGCCATCCCCCCGCCGCCGTGCGCATCCGCCACCTGACGGCGCCCGCGGCATGAGCATGAACGACCGGAACAAGGCCGCCTTCCAGGACGCGCCCCAAGGCAGCGCGCCCGCCAACGCCGCCAACGAAGGCCGCATCATCGCGGCGCACGGCCGCCACTACACCGTCGAGCTGGCCGATGGCAGCCTGCGCAAGTGCTTTCCGCGCGGCAAGAAGGCCGGCGCCGCCGTCGGCGACCGCGTCCGCATCACGCCCCAAGGCCAGGACGAAGGCGCCATCGACGCGATCCTGCCGCGGCGCAACCTGCTGTACCGCTCCGATGAAATGCGGTCCAAGCAATTCGCGTCAAACGTGGACCAGTTGCTGATCGTCGTGGCGGTGCAGCCGACCTTCTCCGACGATCTCACCGGCCGCGCGCTGGCCGGCGCCTGGAGCGCCGGCATCGAGCCGCTGATCATCCTGAACAAGACCGACATCGCCGACGCGCTGACCGCAGCCCGCGCCCGCCTGGCGCCGATCGCCGCACTGGGCGTGGACATCATCGAACTGAGCGCGCTGGAACCCGAAAAGGTCCACACGCTGCTGGCGCCGCGCCTGGCCGGCCGCACCAACCTGCTGCTGGGGCAGAGCGGCATGGGCAAGTCGACGCTGCTGAACGCGCTGGTGCCGGACGCCGCCGCGCCCACCCGCGAGCATTCGACGGCGCTGGACATGGGCAAGCACACCACCACCAGCACCCGTCTCTATCACCTGCCCGCGCCGGGCGGCGACCTGATCGACTCGCCGGGCTTCCAGGCCTTCGGCCTGCAGCACCTGAGCCGCGAGGACATCATCCGCGGTTTTCCGGAGTTCACCCAGCCGATCGAGTCGTGCCGTTTCTACAACTGCACCCATCGCCACGAGCCGGGCTGCGGCGTGGTCGCGGCGCTGGACGCGGGCGCGATCGATCCGGCGCGCTATGCGCTGTACCTGCGCATCCTGGACGAGAACCTGGCGGGACAGCAACGGTATTGAGGGGCCCGCCTGGCGGCGGCTGGCCGGCGCGGCGATCCGCGCGCCAGCCGTATCAACGCGGCTGGAAGCCGTTGCGCAACAGGTGATAGAGGTTGCGCAGCATGCCGGCCGTGGCGCCCCAGATGAAGTGCCTGCCATACGGCATACCGTAATAGTGGCGCACCCGGCCATCCTCGAGCCGCGCCTCGTACAGGCGGTGATTGGCCGGATCCATCAGGAACGACAGCGGCACCTCGAACACCTCGGCCACCTCGAACGCGTCCGGCGCCAGCTGGAAGCCGGGGGTCACCAGCGACACCACGGGAATGATCGAGAAACCCGTGGCGGTCAGGTACGGCGGCATGCTGCCCAGCACCTCGACGTGGTTGGCCGGCAGCCCGGTTTCCTCGTGCGCCTCGCGCAGGGCGGCGTCGATCGGGGTGGCGTCGCTGGTCTCGATGCGGCCGCCCGGAAAACTGATCTGGCCGGCGTGGTCGTGCAGGTGGGCCGCGCGCTGGGTCAGCATGATGTGCACGCCGTTCTCGCGGGTCACCAGCGGAATCAGCACGGCCGCCGGCACCGGCGCGCCTTCGCGGCCGGGATAGCGCAGGTCGTTGTCGCGCGACAGCTCGAGCGTCCAGGTGGCAGGCTGGCTGAGCGTGCCGCGCAGCTGGTCGGGCGTGAGCAGGCCGGACGGCACCGCCAGCAGGGAATCGTTGGCGACGACCCAGGGTTGCGACGCCGGATCGAATCCGGGACGCGCCAATGGCCGTCGTGGCCGAGCGGAAGACGAGGAATCAGACATTCGGCTTTTCAAAAAGAAAAAGGCACCCTCGCAGGTGCCTTTTTAACCCGGAAACCCGTGCCGAACGAAAACGCTGGATGGCGTGTGCGTCCGACACTGGTAGGGCCGTGTGCCGATAAGCGATCAAGCCGCCGAGGCTTGCTTGCTGACCAGCTTTTCCTTGATACGCGCCGACTTGCCCGAGCGGTTGCGCAGGTAGTACAGCTTGGCGCGGCGCACGTCGCCGCGGCGCTTGACTTCGATGCCGGCGATTTGCGGCGAGTACAGCTGGAACGTACGTTCCACGGCTTCACCCGACGAAATCTTGCGCACGGTGAACGCGGAGTTCAGGCCGCGGTTGCGCTTGGCGATCACGACGCCTTCGAAAGCCTGCACGCGCTTGCGGGTGCCTTCAACGACGTTCACGCTCACGATGACGGTGTCACCGGGAGCAAATTCAGGCTTGGCTTGGCCGCCGGTCAGGCGGGCAATCTCTTCCTGTTCCAGGATAGCGATAAGGTTCATTGAGAACTCCTAGATCATCATGCCTTTGCGGACTAAAAACTTTGCCGTTCGATGTTGTTCACGCCTGCCAAAAAAGGCCAGGCCATGTACCGCAAGCAGAGGATGAGATTTGGCAAACCAATGATTCTACACCAAAAATTGGCCGACGCCTCAGGTAACATGGCGCCCTGCCCGCGGGTTTGCGGTACCCTAGCGGTTTCTGTAACAAACACGTCATCAGACGCTGTTCCCTCATGTCGTATTCGTCCCTGTTATTGGTCGTCCTGGCGGCGATGGCCCACGCAACGTGGAATCTGCTCGCCAAGCGCGCGGCCATGGTGGGCGCTCCCTTCGTCTTCGCCTATGGGCTGTGCGCCTCGGTGCTGTACGCGCCGTGGGTCGTGTGGGTGCTGCTGCATGACGGCATGACCTGGACCTGGCCGGTGGTCGGGGCGATCCTGACTTCCAGCCTGTTGCATCTGGGCTACAGCCTGTGCCTGCAACGCGGCTATCAGGTCGCGGACCTGTCGGTGGTGTATCCGATCGCCCGCGGCACGGGCCCCCTGCTCTCGACCACCGGCGCTTTCCTGCTGCTGCGCGAACCGGCCACCACTACCGGCATCGCCGGCATGCTGTGCGTCGTGATCGGCGTGCTGCTGATCGCCACCCAGGGACGGCTGTCGATCTTCCGCAACGCCCAGGCCTGGGTGGGCGTGCGCTGGGGCATGGTGATCGGCCTGTTCATCGCCGCTTACACCGTGGTGGACGCCTATGGCGTGAAAGTGCTGCTGATCAGCCCGGTGCTGTTCGACTGGTTCACCTGTGTCACCCGCACCGCCATGATGACGCCACACATGGTGAAGCGCCGCGCCCAGGCGTGGGAGCTGATGCGCGGCCACTGGCACCTGGCCCTGGCGGTGGGCCTGCTGTCGCCGCTGGGCTACATCCTGGTGCTGTATGCGCTGCGCAACGGCGCGCCGCTGAGCCTGGTGGCGCCGGCGCGGGAAATGTCGATGATGCTGGGCACGCTGGCAGGCATGTTCCTGCTGCGTGAGAAAGTCGGCCCCGGCCGCCTGGCGGGCTGCCTGTCGATCCTGGCGGGCGTGGTGCTGCTGGGTTCGACCTGACGCCCTGCCCTCAAAAGCCGCCGGCCACGCCCAGCCACATCAGAGCGGGAATCATCGCGCCCCACGCCAGCACCAGCACCACGTCCAGCACCATGCTTTTCACGCTGACCTGATCCGACACGGGTTCGACCGTGGCATTGCCCAGGCTGCGCTCGCGCGGCGCCTGGACGGCATTGCCAACCGGCACGGCGTCGGCCGCGGCCGGCGGAAACGGCCACCGGCCCGGCAGCGTCCCCGACCGCTTGCGCGGCTCGACTTGCGCGGACGTCGCCACGCCGCCGGCGGCGGGAACCGAAAGATCGATGGACGCGGCGCCATTCGCATGGCCGACCGCCGGCGCGGCCGACCAGGGCATGGCCAGCCCCGTGAAACGGGCATAGACGGCACGGGCGCGCTGCGCCGCGCGGCGCAGCGGGGTCAGGGAAACGGCGGCGAGATCATCCGGCAGGACGGAGAGTTGAGCGGTGTTCATGAGGAACTCCTAGTAACGCGGTCAAGAACCGCGGCAACGCGCCGCGGCGGCAACCCACGGCCGGGCCGTGGGTCAATCGAACAACGACAATTGCCCGGCGACCATGGCGCGCAATTGGCGCGCGCCGCGCCCGTAGGCGCCGGCAACCGGCAAGGCACTGGCAAAAGGGACCCCTGAAGACGCTTTCGCGCCAGCCGGGGATGGGAAAACGGGGGCACCGGCGGCGGCCGGCGAGAACAAGGCGGCGGAACCACCGGCGGGCGCCGGCGGCTGGAAACGGTCGCAGTCGAGCGCCAGCCGATGGCGGTTCAGGCCGAGCTTGCGGGTGGCCACGGCGAAGCGCTGGCGCAGCAGGTCGGCCCAGATGCCGGTGCCGCGCATGCGCGAACCGAAGTTGGGGTCATTGCGGCGGCCGTTGCGCAGGTCTTCGATGCGATGGAGCACGCGCTGGGCGCGATCCGGGTAGTGGGCGTTGAGCCAGTCCTCGAACAGGGTTTTGACTTCCCACGGCAGGCGGATGACGGTGTAACTGGCGTAGTGCGCGCCCGCCGCCTTGGATTCCTGCAGGATGTGTTCCATGGCGTCATCGTTGATGAACGGGATCACGGGCGCCACCAGCACCCCGACCGGCACCCCGGCGGCGGTCAGGTTGCGCACGGCTTCCAGGCGGCGCCAGGGGGCGGCCGCGCGCGGTTCGAGCGTGCGGGCCATATCGGCGTCCAGCGTGGTGATGCTCATGTAGACCACCACCAGCTTGTGCTCGGCCAGCGCGGCCAGCAGGTCGAGGTCGCGGGCGACCAGGGCGTTCTTGGTGACGATGGTGACCGGATGGCGGGTTTCGAGCATCAGCTCAAGCATGCCGCGCGTCAGGCGCCAGTCGCGCTCGATGGGCTGGTAGGCATCCGTGGCCGAGCCGATGTTGATGGGCGACGGCTTGTAGCCGGGGCGGCTGATTTCCGCCCGCAGTGCCTCGACCGCGTTGGCCTTGGCCACCAGCCGGGTCTCGAAATCGAGGCCGGGGGAATAGCCCAGGTAGGAGTGGGTCGGGCGGGCGTAGCAATAGACGCAGCCGTGCTCGCAACCGCGGTAGGGATTGACGGCCACGTCGAAGGGGATGTCGGGCGAGTCATTGCGCGACAGGATCTTGCGGGCCTCTTCGGCCGTGACGGTGGTCTTGGGGGCGGCAGGCGCCCGGCGGACGTCGGGCAGGATGGGAATGACGGAAGTATTGGGGACAGCGTCAACGAAATCAGCCGGGAGTCCCGAAGTGGACCAGCCATCGTCGACCTGCACGCGGTCATCTTTCTGGAAGCGATGCCGAACATTAGTAACCGCACCCCGACCGCGCAAGGCGGCGGGGGCGGCAGCCGGGGACCCAGAACCGGCGGGAAAAGAATGATCGGTGCGTGCCATGAAACTACTGTACAAAAACCCAGTGGTTTTGACAAGCACCAAAAGCCTTTTCGTAAGACAGCCCCACTTTACCGCAAGACGAAGACGGCGTCCGGACAATTCGATTTCATGTTGCGATATCGCCCGAAAACCCGCGCCACCATTGGGTTTGGAATAAAAACAACACCCCCGGGACCGGTGCAGGGCGGGCCTTTTCCACCCCGACTGGCGGTTTACCGAAGCATGCCCGCCGCCGCGGTCTGATGGGTGGCTTCGTCGATCAGGATGAAGGCGCCGGTGGCGGGCACATCCGCGTATCGATCGACCGCCAACGACTCGCGCGTCGTGAACGCGACGCGACCTATGTCGTTCATGCGCAGCGTGCCTTCGGTGTTCTCCACTTCCTGCAGTTCGTGGATGTCGCGATGCGAGAGCACCGCGCGAATCTTCGCCGACGTCAGTCGCGTGCCATGCTTGAGCAGATACTTGCGCGCGGGGTTGAGCGCCTGCGCATCGAGCCAGCACAGCTCCGCCTCGAACTCGCGCGCGACCTGCGCCGGCGCCGCCGCGTGCACGATCACGTCGCCGCGCGACACGTCGACATCGCGGTCCAGCACCAGCGTGACCGAGTCGCCCGCCACCGCTTCATCGAGCGCGCGATCGAACAGCCGCACTTCCTGCACGCGCGCCGTCACGCCCGACGGCTGCACGGTGATCTCGTCGCCGGGACGCAGCACGCCGCTGGCGATGCGGCCGGCGTAACCGCGGAAGTCATCCTTGCGGCTGCCGTCGTGACGCGCCACCCACTGCACCGGAAAGCGCAGCGGACCCGCGCCGTTGTCGCCGCTCAGTTCCAGCGATTCCAGCAGCGTCAGCAATGGCTGGCCCGAATACCACGGCGTCTTGTCCGACCGCGTCACCACGTTGTCGCCGTTCAGCGCCGACAACGGCAGCGCGTCGAAGTGCGCAATGCCGAGCTTGCCCGCCAAATCGGCGTAGGCGTCGCGGATGCGCTCGAACACGGCCGGGTCCCAATCGACCAGGTCCATCTTGTTGACCGCCACCACGATGTGGCGGATGCCCAGCAGCCGCGCGATGGTGCTGTGGCGCTTGGTCTGCGGCAGCAGCTTGCCGTCGGCGGCGCGGGTGGCGTCGATCAGGATCACGGCCACGTCGGCGGTGGACGCGCCGGTGACCATGTTGCGGGTGTACTGCTCGTGGCCGGGCGCGTCGGCGATGATGAACTTGCGCGCCGGGGTCGAGAAATAGCGGTAGGCCACGTCGATGGTAATGCCCTGCTCGCGCTCGGCCTCCAGGCCGTCGGTCAGCAGCGAGAAGTCGATGCCGCCCTCGGCCACGCGCTTGTACTTGGCGCGCGAGATGGCGTCGAGCTGGTCGGCGAACACGCCCTTGCTGTCATACAGCAGGCGGCCGATCAGCGTCGATTTGCCGTCGTCGACCGAACCCGCGGTGATCAGGCGCAGCACGCCCGTGCCGGCGCCCGAAAGAAAAGAATCGTTTACTGCGTTCATATGCGTCCCCTGTCGGCCGGCCTGGCGCCGGCCACTCGTGCGATCAGAAATAGCCTTCCTTCTTGCGGCGCTCCATCGAGGCCTCGGAAGTCTGGTCGTCCATGCGCGTGGCGCCGCGCTCGGTGATGTCGGTCACCGCGGTCTCGGCGATGATGGCGGCCGTATCGGTGGCGTCGGAGGCCACCGGGCAGGTGCAGGAAATGTCACCCACGGTACGGAAGCGCACCGACAGGCGCTCGACCGTGTCGCCGTCCTGCGGCGGCGTCAGGCGCGTGACCGGCACCAGCAGGCCCTTGCGCCGCACCACCTCGCGCTCGTGGCTGAAGTAGATCGACGGCAGCGCCAGCTGCTCGCGCTGGATGTACTGCCAGACGTCCAGCTCGGTCCAGTTGGAGATCGGAAACACCCGCATGTTCTCGCCGCGGTGCACCTTGGTGTTGAACAGGTTCCACAGTTCGGGACGCTGGGCCTTGGGGTCCCACTGGCCGAACTCGTCGCGGAACGAGAAGATGCGCTCCTTGGCGCGCGCCTTTTCCTCGTCACGGCGGGCGCCGCCGATGCAGGCGTCGAAGCCGAATTCCTCGATCGCCTCCAGCAGCGTCACGGCCTGCGCCGCGTTGCGCGAGTCGGTCTCGCGCCGCAGCACCACGCTGCCGCGCTTGATCGAGTCTTCGACGCTGCGCACGATCAGCGTCTCGCCCAGCTCGGCCGCGCGGGCGTCGCGGAAGGCGATCACCTCGTCGAAGTTGTGGCCGGTGTCGATGTGCATCAGCGGGAACGGAAAGCGCCCCGGACGGAAGGCCTTTTCGGCCAGGCGCAGCAGCACCACCGAATCCTTGCCGCCCGAGAACAGCAGCACGGGCTTCTCGCTTTCGGCCGCCACCTCGCGCATGATGAAAATGGCTTCCGATTCCAGCCAGTCCAGGTGGCTGCGTTGGATCACTGCGGACATAGGTATTCCCCTAAAACGAATTCTTGAGACGTGACGGGAGTCAGGCGCGCGTGGTTTCCGCGACGATGCCGATGACCCGGTTGCCTGCATGCAGGCCGCATTCCTTGGAGTCCGACGACTCCCACCACCAGCGCCCGGCCCGCAGGTCTTCGCCCGGGCGGATGGCGCGGGTACAGGGCTC
The window above is part of the Achromobacter deleyi genome. Proteins encoded here:
- the cysD gene encoding sulfate adenylyltransferase subunit CysD, with protein sequence MSAVIQRSHLDWLESEAIFIMREVAAESEKPVLLFSGGKDSVVLLRLAEKAFRPGRFPFPLMHIDTGHNFDEVIAFRDARAAELGETLIVRSVEDSIKRGSVVLRRETDSRNAAQAVTLLEAIEEFGFDACIGGARRDEEKARAKERIFSFRDEFGQWDPKAQRPELWNLFNTKVHRGENMRVFPISNWTELDVWQYIQREQLALPSIYFSHEREVVRRKGLLVPVTRLTPPQDGDTVERLSVRFRTVGDISCTCPVASDATDTAAIIAETAVTDITERGATRMDDQTSEASMERRKKEGYF
- a CDS encoding PA0069 family radical SAM protein, yielding MARTDHSFPAGSGSPAAAPAALRGRGAVTNVRHRFQKDDRVQVDDGWSTSGLPADFVDAVPNTSVIPILPDVRRAPAAPKTTVTAEEARKILSRNDSPDIPFDVAVNPYRGCEHGCVYCYARPTHSYLGYSPGLDFETRLVAKANAVEALRAEISRPGYKPSPINIGSATDAYQPIERDWRLTRGMLELMLETRHPVTIVTKNALVARDLDLLAALAEHKLVVVYMSITTLDADMARTLEPRAAAPWRRLEAVRNLTAAGVPVGVLVAPVIPFINDDAMEHILQESKAAGAHYASYTVIRLPWEVKTLFEDWLNAHYPDRAQRVLHRIEDLRNGRRNDPNFGSRMRGTGIWADLLRQRFAVATRKLGLNRHRLALDCDRFQPPAPAGGSAALFSPAAAGAPVFPSPAGAKASSGVPFASALPVAGAYGRGARQLRAMVAGQLSLFD
- a CDS encoding CoA pyrophosphatase, which encodes MSDSSSSARPRRPLARPGFDPASQPWVVANDSLLAVPSGLLTPDQLRGTLSQPATWTLELSRDNDLRYPGREGAPVPAAVLIPLVTRENGVHIMLTQRAAHLHDHAGQISFPGGRIETSDATPIDAALREAHEETGLPANHVEVLGSMPPYLTATGFSIIPVVSLVTPGFQLAPDAFEVAEVFEVPLSFLMDPANHRLYEARLEDGRVRHYYGMPYGRHFIWGATAGMLRNLYHLLRNGFQPR
- the rsgA gene encoding ribosome small subunit-dependent GTPase A, which gives rise to MNDRNKAAFQDAPQGSAPANAANEGRIIAAHGRHYTVELADGSLRKCFPRGKKAGAAVGDRVRITPQGQDEGAIDAILPRRNLLYRSDEMRSKQFASNVDQLLIVVAVQPTFSDDLTGRALAGAWSAGIEPLIILNKTDIADALTAARARLAPIAALGVDIIELSALEPEKVHTLLAPRLAGRTNLLLGQSGMGKSTLLNALVPDAAAPTREHSTALDMGKHTTTSTRLYHLPAPGGDLIDSPGFQAFGLQHLSREDIIRGFPEFTQPIESCRFYNCTHRHEPGCGVVAALDAGAIDPARYALYLRILDENLAGQQRY
- a CDS encoding sulfate adenylyltransferase subunit 1 codes for the protein MNAVNDSFLSGAGTGVLRLITAGSVDDGKSTLIGRLLYDSKGVFADQLDAISRAKYKRVAEGGIDFSLLTDGLEAEREQGITIDVAYRYFSTPARKFIIADAPGHEQYTRNMVTGASTADVAVILIDATRAADGKLLPQTKRHSTIARLLGIRHIVVAVNKMDLVDWDPAVFERIRDAYADLAGKLGIAHFDALPLSALNGDNVVTRSDKTPWYSGQPLLTLLESLELSGDNGAGPLRFPVQWVARHDGSRKDDFRGYAGRIASGVLRPGDEITVQPSGVTARVQEVRLFDRALDEAVAGDSVTLVLDRDVDVSRGDVIVHAAAPAQVAREFEAELCWLDAQALNPARKYLLKHGTRLTSAKIRAVLSHRDIHELQEVENTEGTLRMNDIGRVAFTTRESLAVDRYADVPATGAFILIDEATHQTAAAGMLR
- a CDS encoding DMT family transporter, whose product is MSYSSLLLVVLAAMAHATWNLLAKRAAMVGAPFVFAYGLCASVLYAPWVVWVLLHDGMTWTWPVVGAILTSSLLHLGYSLCLQRGYQVADLSVVYPIARGTGPLLSTTGAFLLLREPATTTGIAGMLCVVIGVLLIATQGRLSIFRNAQAWVGVRWGMVIGLFIAAYTVVDAYGVKVLLISPVLFDWFTCVTRTAMMTPHMVKRRAQAWELMRGHWHLALAVGLLSPLGYILVLYALRNGAPLSLVAPAREMSMMLGTLAGMFLLREKVGPGRLAGCLSILAGVVLLGST
- the rplS gene encoding 50S ribosomal protein L19; this encodes MNLIAILEQEEIARLTGGQAKPEFAPGDTVIVSVNVVEGTRKRVQAFEGVVIAKRNRGLNSAFTVRKISSGEAVERTFQLYSPQIAGIEVKRRGDVRRAKLYYLRNRSGKSARIKEKLVSKQASAA